CAGCGCCGTGTCCTTCATCAGCGACAGCCAGAGATTGGAGAGGCCGGGCAGCGCCAGGCGGATCAGTTGCGGCAGGATGATCAGGCGGAGCGTCTGCCAGCGCCGGAGCCCCATCGCATCGGCCGCCTCGTACTGGCCGTGCGGGATGGCGCGGAAGGCGGAGAGGAACACCTCGCTGACATAGCTCGCCAGCACGAAGCCCAGCGCGATCATGCCGGCAACGAACGGGCTGAAGTTGAAATCGACCCCGAACGTCGCGTGGCTGATCGCCGAGAAGGCGAACTGCGCGCCGTAGTAGACGACGAACAGCGTCAAGAGGTCGGGCATGCTGCGGAAGAGGGTGGTGTAGATCTGCGCCGAAAGGCGGACGAGCGGGTCGCGCGACTGCTTGGCGAGCGCGATGAAGAAGCCGGCGATCAGCCCGCCGGGCAGCGTCGCCAGCGACAGGGCGATGGTTACCGCCGCGCCCGCGGCGAGTTCGTCGCCCCATCCGGTGGGGCCCCAGGCGAGAAGGGCGATCAGGTTCTGCAAGTCGTCGCGCTCGGCCGCAAAAACGAGTGCGGCGCGACCATGCCGGCCGCGCCGCTCCTCAAAACACTACGCCGAAGTCCTAGCCGCCGTAAGCATCGAACTTGAAGTACTTGTCGTTGATTTCCTTGTACTTGCCGTTGGCGCGGATCGCGGCGAGGCCCTTGTTGAACAGGTCCTTGAGGTCCGTGTCTTCCTTGCGGATGCCGATGCCGGCGCCGGCACCGTGAATGGCGGGGTCGGGCTTGATGGTGCCGAGCAGCTTGCAGCAATCGCCGTCCGGCGATGCCAGCCAGTCCGACAGCACGATGATGTCGTCCATGGCCGAGTCGATGCGGCCCGCCGCGAGGTCGAGCTTATAGTCGTCGGAGGTCTTGTAATATTTGACCTCGGCGCCGGTGTAGACCTTCTCGGCGTAGGCGGCGTGGGTGGTCGACGACTGCACGCCGATCGTCTTGCCGGCGAAGGCGGCCGGATCGACGCTCGCGATGGTGCTGTCCTTCGGCACGGCGATCGCCGGCGGCGTGTTGTAGACCTTGTCGGTGAAGTCGATGGACTGCAGCCGCTCCGGCGTGATCGACATCGACGAGAGGATCGCGTCGATCTTGTTCGAGGTCAGCGCCGGGATGATGCCGTCCCAGTCCTGGTTCTGGAACTCGCACTTCAGCTTCAGCTCGTCGCAGACCGCGTTGCCGATTTCGATGTCGAAGCCGACGATCTTGCCGGCCGCATCCTGCGATTCAAAAGGCGGGTAGGTCGCATCGGTGCCGATGCGGATTGTCTCTTTGGTCCAGTCCTTCGCCGTGGCGAGGCCGGTCGCCGCGAGGAGGGCGGCGGCGGCAATCAACAGACGGGGCAAGCGCATAGCGGTGCTCTTCTCCAAACGATGAGCGGCAACCTTGCGGGGTTCCGCAGGGTTTCGGCCGATATATCAATCGGATGCCGGCATTTTATTATAATTCCACCAAGCGGGCCGGCGGGCAATGGTGACGAATCGCACCGTTGCGTGAGGGTGAACGGGGCCGGGAAGGGCCAGTCCGGCTTCGGCGTTTGCGGAGAGACACCCCCTCCCCAAAACCGCGAAGGGCGGTTTTGGCCCTCCCGCAAGGGGAGGGCTCGGCTTGCTGCCCGACCCGGACTCCACTTGAACCCTCCCCTTGCGGGAGGGTCAAAACGCCGTAGGCGTTTTGGGGAGGGGTGTCTCATCCCCGCTGCGCGGCCGGATCGCGGGCTTTCGCCCGAGCGACGGCGGTCAGTTCAACGCATAGATCGCCGCATTGAGCACCGTGGCGAAGGCGACCCACAGCAGGTACGGCAATAGCAGCAGCGCACCCGTCCGCGAGATCGGCCAGAACGCGGCCACGGTCCACAGGATCGCGACGGCAAGCAGCGCGATGACCACCAGCCCTGCCAGCGGGCTGTGCGCCGCGAAGAACGCGAACGACCACGCGACGTTCAGCGCAAACTGCAGAAAGTACGGCGTGAGCGCCCGCGTCCCCGTCCGCGCCGGCGCCCGCCACGCCAGCCAGCCCGAAACCGCGATGAGGACATAGAGCGCGGTCCACACCAGCGGGAAAACCACGTTCGGCGGGTTGAACCACGGCTTCGCCAGCGCGGCGTACCAGGTCGGGATATTGGGCGTGGTGGCGAGCGAGCCGAGCCCGCCGGCGAGCGCGGCGAGCACCAGGAAGGCGCCGAGCGCCGCCCAATCCTGGCGGCGCGAGCGCGGATGATAGGTTGCCGTATTGGCCATATTGCTGATCGCGGGTTGACCGCGCGCCGCGCGCGGCTAGGTTCCGCCCGAGATTCTCCTCGAGGCTCCATATAGATGGCCGACATCGACAGGGAAGCCGTTCTGGCGCGGCTAAGTGGCATCCGCGGGCCGGACGACGACCGCGACATCGTCCGCCGCGGCATGGTGTCCGACATCGTCATCGCCAACGGCCGCGTCATGTTTTCGGTGACCGTCCCGGCCGAGCGCGCCGCCGCCTTCGAGCCCATGCGCGAAGCCGCCGAGACCGCCGTGAAGGCGATGCCCGGCGTCACCGGCGCCATGGTCGTGCTCACCGCCGAGAAGAAGGGCGGCGCCGGCGCTCCGGCTCCCCGCCCGGCCGCGCCGCCGCGGCCAGCGCCGCCGCAGCAGCCGGCGCACAGTCCCGCGCCGCAGCGTCAGGCGCGCCAGCCGGCAAAGGCCGAGGTGCCCGGCGTCGGCGCGATCATCGCGGTGGCGAGCGGCAAAGGTGGCGTCGGCAAATCTACGACCGCCGTCAATCTCGCGCTGGCGATGAAGGCGAACGGTCTGCGCGTCGGCATTCTCGACGCCGACATCTACGGCCCCTCGATGCCGCGCCTGCTCCATCTCACCGGCCGGCCGGAGGCGATCGGCGGCCGCACGCTGAAGCCGATGGAGGCGTACGGCATCCCGGTCATGTCGATGGGCTTCCTCGTCGAGGAGGACACGCCGATGATCTGGCGCGGGCCGATGGTCGTCTCGGCGCTGACCCAGATGCTGCGCGAAGTCGCGTGGGGGGATCTCGACGTGCTCGTCGTCGACATGCCGCCCGGCACCGGCGACGCGCAGTTGACCATGGCGCAGCAGGTGCCCTTAGCCGGCGTGGTGATTGTTTCGACGCCGCAGGATCTGGCGCTGATCGATGCGCGCAAGGGCCTGGCGATGTTCCGCCGCGTCGACGTGCCGGTGCTCGGCATCGTGGAGAACATGAGCTATTTCATCGCGCCCGATACCGGCAAACGCTACGACATCTTCGGCCACGGCGGCGCGAAGGCCGAGGCGGCGCGGCTGGAGGTTCCCTTCCTCGGCGAGGTGCCGCTGGTGATGGCGATCCGCGAGACGTCGGATGCCGGCACGCCGATCGTGGTGTCGGAACCGGACGGGCCGCACGCCAAGGTCTATCGCGAGATCGCGGCGAAGGCGTGGGAAGGTGTAAAGGCGAGCACGCGGCGGGCGGCGCCGCGGATCGTGGTGGAGTAGACGGCGATGCTCGATAACCTGAAAGCGAAGAACCGGGCGTGGGCGGCGCGCAAGATCTCCACCGACGCGGATTTCTTCAAGCGCCTCGAGCGCCAGCAGGCGCCGGAGTATCTCTGGATCGGCTGCTCGGACAGCCGTGTGCCGGCTAACGAAATCGTCGACCTTGACCCGGGCGAGCTGTTCGTCCACCGCAACGTCGCCAACCTCGCGCCGCCGCAGGACGCGAATTATCTCTCCGTCCTCCAGTTCGCCGTCGACGTCATCAAGGTCAAGCACATCATGGTCGTCGGCCACTACGGCTGTGGCGGTGTTGCTGCCGCGGTTGACGGCAAGCGTCGCGGCCTGGTCGATCACTGGCTGCACCCGATCCGCGAATGCGCCCACGACCACAAGGCCGAGCTCGACGCCATCCCCGAGATGCGCGTGCGCCTCGACCGGCTGTGCGAGCTGAACGTGAAGCGGCAGGTGCAAAACGTCGCGTCGGACGTGTTCGTGCAGGACGCATGGGCGCGCGGGCAGGAGCTCCACGTCCACGGCTGGGTCTATTCGCTGGCGACCGGCCTGATCAACGATCTCGACGTGACGGTGAACGGGCCGGAGGCCTAGTCCTCCGCCCACATGCGCAGCAAATTCGCGCTGGTCTTCGACAGC
The sequence above is drawn from the Bauldia sp. genome and encodes:
- a CDS encoding TspO/MBR family protein — translated: MANTATYHPRSRRQDWAALGAFLVLAALAGGLGSLATTPNIPTWYAALAKPWFNPPNVVFPLVWTALYVLIAVSGWLAWRAPARTGTRALTPYFLQFALNVAWSFAFFAAHSPLAGLVVIALLAVAILWTVAAFWPISRTGALLLLPYLLWVAFATVLNAAIYALN
- a CDS encoding carbonic anhydrase; translated protein: MLDNLKAKNRAWAARKISTDADFFKRLERQQAPEYLWIGCSDSRVPANEIVDLDPGELFVHRNVANLAPPQDANYLSVLQFAVDVIKVKHIMVVGHYGCGGVAAAVDGKRRGLVDHWLHPIRECAHDHKAELDAIPEMRVRLDRLCELNVKRQVQNVASDVFVQDAWARGQELHVHGWVYSLATGLINDLDVTVNGPEA
- a CDS encoding ABC transporter permease — translated: MQNLIALLAWGPTGWGDELAAGAAVTIALSLATLPGGLIAGFFIALAKQSRDPLVRLSAQIYTTLFRSMPDLLTLFVVYYGAQFAFSAISHATFGVDFNFSPFVAGMIALGFVLASYVSEVFLSAFRAIPHGQYEAADAMGLRRWQTLRLIILPQLIRLALPGLSNLWLSLMKDTALVSVITLNDLLRQTQVAVSSTKQPFFFYLVACLIYLCFSLISSVGIQRIDTWAARGAARGARR
- a CDS encoding Mrp/NBP35 family ATP-binding protein, with amino-acid sequence MADIDREAVLARLSGIRGPDDDRDIVRRGMVSDIVIANGRVMFSVTVPAERAAAFEPMREAAETAVKAMPGVTGAMVVLTAEKKGGAGAPAPRPAAPPRPAPPQQPAHSPAPQRQARQPAKAEVPGVGAIIAVASGKGGVGKSTTAVNLALAMKANGLRVGILDADIYGPSMPRLLHLTGRPEAIGGRTLKPMEAYGIPVMSMGFLVEEDTPMIWRGPMVVSALTQMLREVAWGDLDVLVVDMPPGTGDAQLTMAQQVPLAGVVIVSTPQDLALIDARKGLAMFRRVDVPVLGIVENMSYFIAPDTGKRYDIFGHGGAKAEAARLEVPFLGEVPLVMAIRETSDAGTPIVVSEPDGPHAKVYREIAAKAWEGVKASTRRAAPRIVVE
- a CDS encoding transporter substrate-binding domain-containing protein, which codes for MRLPRLLIAAAALLAATGLATAKDWTKETIRIGTDATYPPFESQDAAGKIVGFDIEIGNAVCDELKLKCEFQNQDWDGIIPALTSNKIDAILSSMSITPERLQSIDFTDKVYNTPPAIAVPKDSTIASVDPAAFAGKTIGVQSSTTHAAYAEKVYTGAEVKYYKTSDDYKLDLAAGRIDSAMDDIIVLSDWLASPDGDCCKLLGTIKPDPAIHGAGAGIGIRKEDTDLKDLFNKGLAAIRANGKYKEINDKYFKFDAYGG